One Benincasa hispida cultivar B227 unplaced genomic scaffold, ASM972705v1 Contig285, whole genome shotgun sequence genomic region harbors:
- the LOC120069229 gene encoding putative RING-H2 finger protein ATL53: MSLETASTFRYSLRRNDGVDQSLHIRLGFLWRLLSRSPSSGLPYEILYEIPSSSPRETTFPLSLRDLEDPLFCEAYIAQLLHSLDLGAVTCDIVARKITSVVVEVLESGNYDVKFQIAAEIDHVQMFWAEEERSSVPVENGERRGIVVEERAVLEEAPARRRAAERESKRLKMEKFDELKRAEMGDCCVCYEELNDVRKEVSRIRCGHIYHKSCILTWLQSRNSCPLCRREIEFEI, from the coding sequence ATGTCTCTCGAAACTGCTTCCACTTTCCGCTATAGTCTCCGCCGCAACGACGGCGTCGATCAATCTCTCCACATTAGATTAGGATTTTTGTGGCGTTTACTCTCCCGATCACCGTCCTCCGGACTTCCGTACGAGATCCTCTACGAAATTCCCTCAAGTTCACCGCGGGAGACTACATTCCCTCTCTCTCTGAGAGATCTCGAAGATCCGCTGTTCTGCGAAGCTTACATCGCCCAATTGCTGCACTCCTTAGATCTCGGCGCCGTAACCTGTGACATAGTCGCTCGGAAGATCACATCGGTCGTCGTTGAAGTATTGGAATCCGGAAACTACGATGTGAAGTTCCAGATCGCGGCGGAAATCGATCACGTTCAAATGTTTTGGGCGGAGGAGGAGCGGAGTTCGGTTCCAGTGGAGAATGGTGAGAGGCGAGGTATTGTGGTGGAGGAGAGGGCGGTGTTGGAGGAAGCTCCGGCGAGGAGAAGGGCGGCGGAGAGGGAGAGTAAGAGGTTGAAGATGGAGAAATTTGATGAGTTAAAGAGAGCAGAGATGGGAGACTGTTGTGTTTGCTACGAAGAACTGAATGATGTGAGGAAGGAGGTGAGTAGAATCCGGTGCGGTCATATCTATCATAAATCATGTATTCTCACTTGGCTTCAAAGTAGAAACTCTTGTCCTTTGTGTAGAAGGGaaatagaatttgaaatttaa